The DNA region TCCATGGGCGATCGCGAGAAAAAAATCGTTCAGAGGCCGTGCGATCGAAAGAGCTTCTGTCCCTCGGGACCGACCAGAAAGTCCCGAAAGGCCTCCGCCCACTCCGGATGGCGGCATCGTTGCAAAATCACCCCGCCTTGCTCCAGGACCGAAAAGGCCTCGGCCGGGAGCTCCGCAAAGCGGCCCTCCTTTTGGGCGGGCGGAGCCAAGGCGAGCGAGCGGGAGATCAAGCAAGCGTCAGCCGCCCCCTGCTGCGCGAACTGAAAGGCCTGCACGACGTTTTCTCCGAAGACCAGCTTCGACGCAAGAGCGGGAAGCAGGCGGGCCCGGCGGAGCCCCTCCTCGGCCGCGCGCCCGTACGGGGCGACCCGGGGATTGGCCAGCGCCAGGCGCCGGAGAGCCGAGCTCCGGAGGGCTGCCAGGGCATCTCCGGCCTTCCAGATCGGAGATTCCCTCTTCGCCCAGAGGACGACCGACCCGTGCGCATAGACGAATACAGGTCCCCGGGCCGCCCCTGCCAAGATCAGCCGTTCGGGATATTCCCGGTCGGCGGCCAGAATGAGATCCCAGTCGGCGCCCTGGAGCGCCTCGGCGTAGAGCTTGCCCGAAGAGGCGTACGTCGCTTCGATCCGGACATCTTTTCCCGCCTTTGGAAAGGCAGCGATCGCCTCCGGCAAGGCATAACGGAGATCGGCGGCTGCTCCAATCCGGAGGGCCGCCTCGGGAGCCCCTTCCGCCGCTTCCAGACGTTCGGAGAAGAAGGGCGCCGCCGGTGCCGAAGCCAGGGCCAATAGAACGAGCGTTAACCAAAGAGGACGCATAGCGACTTAATAGAAGTCCTCGGAGGCGAAGAAAAGCGTTTCGCGGCCCCCTCCGCCGATCGGCCCTCCGCTCCTTCTCTCCGTTGCCCCTCTTCTCCGGGCGGGCGTATAGTGGCTGCATGGCGATCCGGCCCGGGGGCAAATCGAACGTCGAGCTGTGGACTTGGGAAAAGGCGAGCGTTGTGCTCCGCACGGATACGGTCGCCGTGGAAGAACCCTTGGAGATCCGTCTTCGCGCCGGAGGGGAGGAGCGAATTGTCGCCATCACGATGCGCACCCCCGGCGCGGATTTCGAGCTTGCCGCAGGTTTCCTCTACGGGGAAGGGGTGGTGCGCGATTCCCGATTGATCCGCTCGATCTCCTACTGCGTGGATCGGAGGAGGAAGGAGGCGCAGCACTACAACGTCGTCACGGTCGAGCTGACCGCCGACCGACTCCCGGAATTCGGCGGGCTCGAGCGCCACTTCCTGACCACCAGCGCGTGCGGGGTTTGCGGACGCGCTTCCCTGGAAGCGCTCCGCGATCGCGGCTGCCGCCCCCTCCCTTTCGCCTGGAGCATCCCCGCCTCGCTCCTGCCCGCTCTGCCGGAGCGGCTCGGCTCCCGCCAGGGGATCTTCCGCGCGACGGGCGGCCTCCACGCGGCTGGCCTGTTCAGCAAGGAAGGCGAGCTGATCGCCTTGCGGGAGGACGTGGGCCGCCACAATGCCATGGATAAGCTCGTCGGATGGGCTCTGCTCCAGGGCCGGCTCCCCCTGTCGCACTGTCTGGTCCTGGTGAGCGGGCGCGCCAGCTACGAGTTGTTGCAGAAGGCGCTGGCGGCGGAGCTCCCGGTCTTTTGCGCGGTGTCCGCCCCGAGCAGCCTGGCCGTGCACCTGGCCCGGGAGTTTTCCCTCACGCTGGTCGGATTTCTCCGCGGAGAGCGCTTCAACGTCTACGCGGGCCGGGAGAGGATCCTCCCCGCGGAGGCCGGTTGTTTGCCACAAGCCCCGGGAAATGGTTAATTTAGCCCGGCGGTAGGGTGACTCTCATGAATCGGTTGTCTGGCTGGAAGGGCTGGACGGCGCTGCTTGTCTTCGTGTGCCTCCTGGCGGCGGCAGGAAACTGGGCGGCGACGGCATGGAGGAACGCCGCGGAGCGCAAGGCGATCGTTACCGGCTTTCAGACCCGCGTCGCGCGGGCTCTCCCCCAGGTGGACGCCCTTCGCAGCGAGCTCACCCAGCAAAAGCATCTGCTCGAGAAGCTGCTCGCCCAAGGAGAAGCCGCCACCGAATCCCAAGGGATTCCTACGGATCTTCTCCAGACCGCCGCCGCACGATTCCGCGAATTGCTGGACCGGGCGTCGGCCCTCGCCAACCAGATCCAGGCGGAGGCGGATCAGGCCGCAGCCCAGCTCGGCCTCCCATCCTCCGACAGTCTTTTTCCTAGCTCGGCGGCACCGTCCTGGAGGGCCTTCCTGACCGAGATCAACGAGGACCGCCAATGGGACGAAGCGACCCGCCAGCGCATTGCTCTCCTCGAGGAACGATGGACCATGCTGGCGGCCCGGGAGCACGCCGCCGCACAGCAACCCGGCTACTCGCCGGAGGACCTGGCGGCGCCTCCTCCGGACGTTCCCGCCACCAACCCTCCCGTCGGAGGCTACGGCGGCGGGGGGGGCGGCGATTCCTTCGTGGGCGACACCGAGGCGAAGACCACCTACGGGGGCTACGGAGGCTATCCCTATTGGGGAATGGGGATGTGGGGCTGGGGCTGGTGGGGCATCGGCCTCTGGTGGCCGTTTTTGGGGCTTTTGGCCGTTTTTCCCAGTGATCATCGAGCAGCAGCAGATCACGAAGCAACAACCGGCGCATCCGGCCCAGCACCAGGCGGCGGCGCAACTCTCCCCGGGTCACACTTCCCTCCCGCCCACCATGGGCTGGCGCAACACGGCATCGACCGCGACCCCCGAGCCGGCTCGGTCCCGCCGGGCCGCGGACCGGCTCACACGCCGGGGCCGCTGCACCCGGAGGCTCACGGCGCCCACGGCGCCGCCGCGGTCGCGCACGGGGGCTCCGGCTTCCAATCCGCCGTGCATCCGCAGCACCTCTTCAGCCCGGGGATTCATGATGTCGCCGGCCATCCGGTCACCGCCGCGTCTCTCCACGGCGCCAACTTAGGCTCGGCAGCCTACGCCCACGGCTTTCGGTCGGGCGGCCCCGGAGCCGGCTTCGCAGGACACACGGGATTGCCGCCGGCGCCGACCGGAGGCTTCCATGGAGCCGCCGGACTCCCCCGCGGCGGGGTCTTTCACGGCGCGTCCGGGCTAGGGCATGGAGGCACGTTCCACGGGGCCGCCGGCCTGGCTCACGGCGGGCTCTTTCACGGCGCCACGGGTCTTTCCCACGGGGGCATGTTCCACGGGGTCGGCGGATCCGCGCATCTTTTCCATGGAGCCACGATCGGTCCGGGAGGGATGCATGGAGTCGGAGGATTTCACGGCATGCCGGGAGGGTTTCACGGGGGAATGGGCGGCTTTCACGGCGGCTTCGGCGGCTTCGGCGGGTTTCACGGCGGCGGAGGGCATCGTTGATGCTAGGCCTCGAGGCACCGTTCGCCTTCCGCCCGCGCGTCTTCTTGCGGCCGCGGCCTGCGGGCGCCGCGGCGGCGCTCATTCTTCTCGCCTGCTGGGGCGGCTTGCCGCCGGGACGCCGCGCGGCCTTCGCAGCCGAGCCGGCCGGGATCGGCGTCGCACAGGAGAGCCCGGTTCGAGGAGCGGACGCTCGTGAGGTTTTTTCCTGGATCGACGACGCGCTCCGAATCCAGCCGGCAACCGTTGCGCGTTTCCAAGCGATGGTCGGAGCCCCCTTTCAGCGAATCGAAAGAAACGGGTGGATCGCGGTCTACGAAACCTCCGGTTCGAGCCGCCCCTGGATTCGACGCACGGAGCTCCGGCTGCCGGAGAGAGCCGACGAAGGATGGTCGTCGTTTCTCATTCTCGACCTCGATCCGGCTCGGGTCGAGGTCCTGCCTTCCGAGGCTATAGGCTATCGCCCCGGAGCCCGCGTCGGGCTCAACCCGCCGATTCCGCCCGGATGGCGGGAGATCGGGAAGTATTGGCAGGCCTCGGCCCCGGATTTCCTGGTTTGGGAGGGCTCCGATGCCACGATCGTCTTCCGCTTCCGCTCCGAAGGCCCCCGGAAGTTGGCGCAGTGCAGCCTCTACCGGAGGCCGGCGGCCTCTTCCCCGGCAGGCGCGAATGCCCGCCGGATCGGAAGGAGCAGGCTCCTCCGGGCGGAAACCGGCCTGGGCCCGGCCATCGACTCCCTCCTTGACCAGTCGCCGGACGCGGCCGCGCAAGTTCAGTCCCTGCAAGCCGCAGGATGGAGGCTCATCTGGTCTCCCTGGATGATCAGCGCGGTCGACCTCGTGCAGAAAGCGATTCTGCTTCCCAAGGATAAAAATCCGCGAAAGGCGTACGGCTGGCTCCTGTGGGAGCTCACGCAGATTCCCAGGCCGGAGGGCGCTTTCGCGACGCGCCCCGGCGGGTAGCCCGCGAGACGGCGGCTCAGGGCCCGGCGGGCGCGGCTTGTCCGGAACGGCTCGCTTGCTCCAGAGCGTCTTGGAGCTTGGCCGCCTCCTCCTTCAGCTGACCCGCTCCCTTTCCCAAGGACCGGGCCGCATCCCGGATCCCGGATTGCACCGAATCCTTCACTTCCTGCAGCTCCCGATGGAAAGCCGATCGCTCGTTGTGCAGCTCCTTGGCGAGCGACCGGGCGAGATCGTCATGCTTTTGCCGGATCGCCTGGTCGATCTGATCGATCTTCCGATTGAGATCGGAATCCCGCTTGACCAGATCGGCCAGCTTCTCCTGCCAGCTCTTCGGAGGATTCCCGGGCGCGCTGCCTTCGGGCGCCGAATCGGCTGCCGAGAGCGCGGAAGCTCCCGAGAGGAAAGCAAGGCCGGCCGCGATTACGGCTATCCCCTTCATGGCCGGATTGGAACCGATCGGAAGCCCTTCCGTCAATCGTTCTTTGCGCTCCGCCGCCCGGACTTCGCCGATGGGGAAGGACCGGCGCCCGAAGCGTTTTTCCGCTCCGCGGCAAGCTTGGCTCTCTGCTCCTCCGCCGCTGCCTTCAGCCGGCGCTCATACTCCTCGTAGGGGCTGCGCGCCCCGGCGGACGGCGGCTCGCCCTCCGCAGGCGGACTCCCGGCTCCGCCGGGTCCGGAGAACACCGGCCCGGGTGCCGGAACCGGAGCGGCCGGCAGCGCCTTTGCCACCCTTTCTCCCGAAAGATCGCGGTGCGGTCCGGAAGCGGCGGCTCGCTCCTGCGACGCAAGCCTCCGCCCTCCTCCTTCCGGCGGAAGGAAGGAGCCCCCTTCCCGGATTCTCGCCAAGGTGCGGACCATCGTCTCCCAGACGGATCGTTC from Methylacidimicrobium sp. AP8 includes:
- the modA gene encoding molybdate ABC transporter substrate-binding protein, producing MRPLWLTLVLLALASAPAAPFFSERLEAAEGAPEAALRIGAAADLRYALPEAIAAFPKAGKDVRIEATYASSGKLYAEALQGADWDLILAADREYPERLILAGAARGPVFVYAHGSVVLWAKRESPIWKAGDALAALRSSALRRLALANPRVAPYGRAAEEGLRRARLLPALASKLVFGENVVQAFQFAQQGAADACLISRSLALAPPAQKEGRFAELPAEAFSVLEQGGVILQRCRHPEWAEAFRDFLVGPEGQKLFRSHGL
- the fdhD gene encoding formate dehydrogenase accessory sulfurtransferase FdhD, with product MAIRPGGKSNVELWTWEKASVVLRTDTVAVEEPLEIRLRAGGEERIVAITMRTPGADFELAAGFLYGEGVVRDSRLIRSISYCVDRRRKEAQHYNVVTVELTADRLPEFGGLERHFLTTSACGVCGRASLEALRDRGCRPLPFAWSIPASLLPALPERLGSRQGIFRATGGLHAAGLFSKEGELIALREDVGRHNAMDKLVGWALLQGRLPLSHCLVLVSGRASYELLQKALAAELPVFCAVSAPSSLAVHLAREFSLTLVGFLRGERFNVYAGRERILPAEAGCLPQAPGNG